The Solidesulfovibrio fructosivorans JJ] genome window below encodes:
- a CDS encoding efflux RND transporter periplasmic adaptor subunit produces the protein MPVASPRIAFRRTPAYFFLIVLALTVAAVLSGCDRKKPQAEAPTPVEVTVVEAKATTAPLAVDGIGHVYALRTVNVRSQVSGVLKETYFSEGDLVKEGQPLILIDPAPYKAQLDEAVSTLARDRATAAQARRDWLRYKDLVAQAVISQDDYEQKRTAYQQDLEQVRVDEASVQNAKVNLGYCYINAPCTGVAGLQQYKTGNLIKSEDYIIVTINQIEPINVQFSVAEKYLPDIRKYAAKGSLVVEASPPTHPELVAKGKLTVINNTVDVNSGTITLQGEFPNTDRLLWPGQFVNASVVLADTADTILLPSSALVETQDGSSVFIAKPDNTVEMRPITVGRKIGPDTVIEKGVSVGDKVITSGQIKLFPGVPVKIVSAQTYKEGPVTPAAVANRDKKTGASKEGQGN, from the coding sequence ATGCCTGTCGCATCCCCGCGCATCGCTTTCCGGCGGACGCCCGCGTATTTTTTTCTCATCGTATTGGCGCTGACTGTCGCCGCCGTGCTGTCGGGCTGCGACCGGAAAAAGCCCCAGGCCGAAGCCCCGACCCCGGTCGAGGTCACGGTGGTCGAAGCCAAGGCCACCACCGCGCCGCTGGCCGTGGACGGCATCGGCCATGTCTACGCCCTGCGCACCGTCAATGTCCGCAGCCAGGTTTCGGGCGTGCTCAAGGAAACGTATTTTTCCGAAGGGGATCTGGTCAAGGAAGGCCAGCCCCTGATTTTGATCGACCCCGCCCCCTACAAGGCCCAGCTCGACGAGGCCGTGAGCACCCTGGCCCGCGACCGGGCCACCGCCGCCCAGGCCAGGCGGGACTGGCTGCGCTACAAGGATCTCGTGGCCCAGGCCGTCATCAGCCAGGACGATTACGAACAGAAGCGCACCGCCTACCAGCAGGACCTGGAGCAGGTCCGTGTGGACGAGGCGTCCGTGCAAAACGCCAAGGTCAACCTCGGCTACTGCTATATCAACGCCCCTTGCACGGGCGTGGCCGGCCTGCAGCAGTACAAGACCGGCAACCTGATCAAGTCCGAGGACTACATCATCGTCACCATCAACCAGATCGAGCCGATAAACGTCCAATTCTCCGTGGCCGAAAAATACCTGCCCGACATCCGCAAGTATGCGGCCAAAGGCTCGCTGGTCGTGGAGGCGAGTCCTCCCACCCATCCGGAGCTGGTGGCCAAGGGCAAGCTCACGGTCATCAACAACACCGTGGACGTGAATTCCGGCACCATCACCTTGCAGGGAGAGTTTCCCAACACGGACAGACTGTTGTGGCCGGGGCAGTTCGTCAACGCCTCGGTCGTCCTGGCCGATACGGCCGATACCATCCTGCTGCCCTCGAGCGCCCTGGTCGAAACCCAGGACGGCTCGTCGGTCTTCATCGCCAAGCCCGACAACACGGTGGAGATGCGCCCCATCACCGTCGGCCGCAAGATCGGCCCGGATACGGTGATCGAAAAGGGCGTGTCCGTGGGCGACAAGGTCATCACGTCGGGCCAGATCAAGCTTTTCCCCGGCGTTCCGGTCAAGATCGTCAGCGCGCAGACCTACAAGGAGGGCCCGGTCACCCCCGCCGCCGTTGCGAACAGGGATAAAAAGACCGGCGCGTCCAAGGAAGGCCAGGGGAACTAA